A region from the Kineothrix sp. IPX-CK genome encodes:
- a CDS encoding DNA topoisomerase 3, whose product MYKLVIAEKPSVAQSIAKVIGATNRQDGYLEGNGYLVSWCVGHLVELAEPEFYDEKYSKWRYEDLPILPEQWEYQVSEATRKQFKILKDLMKSSDVESLIEATDAGREGELIFRLVYHQAGCKKPFERLWISSMEDKAIEEGFANLKPGTEYDALYEAAICRERADWIVGMNATRLFSTLYGQTLNVGRVMTPTLAMLVTREAEISGFKPELFYTIAITVGGVKATGERIMDKNEAMAVLQKVKDAEKAVIRKNRTTEKQEKAPQLYDLTNLQREANKLMGFTAQQTLDYAQSLYEKKLITYPRTDSRFLTEDMEASLPALATKMADKFGYHGALPMNCRQVINNKKVTDHHAIIPTVNVHEVAFGELPSGEQKILSMVVARLLAGIGEPHVIAETELEFDCAGYPFKAKAKQVVKNSWKDVVEWILGGKKKKDGDSDEDKILQSLDFFQEGKSIPAREPECKEGKTSPKKHFTEDTLLSAMEHASADEMPEDAEHKGIGTPATRAGVIEKLVRIGFVERKGDKKSMSLIPTHKGTALITVMPEQIQSASMTADWEEKLIKIERGNFSSGAFITEISEMITELVQTYKVIEDAEVLMKPVQEPMGICPCCGKTVVEKSKGFFCESGDFALWKNNKFFDALGKKLTKQIAEKLIKDGKMKLKGCKSAKTGKTYDCTVVMTVEDGRCNFRLEFDNGR is encoded by the coding sequence TTGTATAAATTAGTAATTGCAGAAAAGCCGTCGGTGGCACAGTCCATTGCAAAAGTAATTGGTGCAACCAATCGACAGGACGGTTATCTTGAAGGAAACGGATATTTGGTCAGCTGGTGTGTGGGACATCTGGTAGAGCTTGCGGAGCCGGAGTTCTACGATGAGAAATACAGCAAGTGGAGATACGAAGACCTTCCGATTTTACCTGAGCAGTGGGAGTATCAGGTATCGGAAGCGACCAGAAAGCAGTTTAAAATTTTGAAGGACTTGATGAAGAGCAGCGATGTGGAAAGTCTCATCGAAGCGACGGATGCCGGGCGTGAGGGAGAGCTGATTTTCCGCTTGGTGTATCATCAGGCAGGCTGTAAAAAGCCGTTTGAGAGACTTTGGATTTCATCCATGGAAGATAAGGCGATAGAAGAGGGATTTGCGAATTTGAAGCCGGGAACTGAATATGATGCTTTGTATGAAGCCGCCATTTGCCGAGAGCGTGCCGACTGGATTGTTGGAATGAACGCTACCCGGCTTTTTTCAACCCTTTATGGCCAGACACTTAACGTAGGACGAGTGATGACGCCTACCCTTGCAATGCTTGTCACGCGAGAGGCAGAGATTAGTGGATTTAAGCCAGAGCTCTTTTATACGATTGCCATTACTGTCGGTGGTGTAAAAGCCACCGGCGAGCGCATTATGGATAAGAATGAGGCTATGGCAGTGTTGCAAAAAGTAAAGGATGCAGAGAAAGCAGTGATTCGGAAAAACCGAACAACTGAAAAGCAGGAAAAGGCACCGCAACTTTATGACCTGACCAATTTGCAGAGAGAAGCAAATAAACTGATGGGCTTTACGGCTCAGCAGACTTTGGATTACGCCCAGAGCCTTTATGAAAAGAAGCTTATCACTTATCCGAGAACGGACAGCAGATTTTTAACAGAGGATATGGAAGCATCACTTCCGGCACTTGCAACAAAGATGGCCGATAAGTTCGGTTATCATGGCGCGCTTCCTATGAATTGCAGGCAGGTCATCAACAATAAAAAGGTAACAGACCATCATGCGATTATCCCTACCGTGAATGTGCATGAAGTAGCATTTGGAGAGCTGCCAAGCGGAGAGCAGAAGATTCTTAGCATGGTAGTGGCAAGACTTCTTGCCGGTATCGGGGAACCTCATGTGATTGCAGAGACCGAATTGGAATTTGATTGCGCCGGATATCCCTTCAAAGCGAAAGCAAAACAGGTTGTTAAAAACAGCTGGAAGGATGTAGTGGAGTGGATTCTTGGAGGCAAAAAGAAGAAGGATGGCGATTCGGATGAGGATAAGATTTTGCAGAGTCTGGATTTCTTCCAAGAAGGAAAATCTATTCCGGCAAGGGAACCGGAGTGCAAGGAAGGGAAGACATCGCCGAAAAAGCATTTTACGGAAGATACTCTCCTTAGCGCGATGGAGCATGCCAGCGCAGATGAGATGCCAGAGGATGCAGAGCATAAGGGTATCGGTACTCCTGCTACAAGAGCCGGTGTGATAGAGAAGCTGGTGCGTATCGGTTTTGTGGAAAGAAAGGGCGACAAAAAGTCCATGTCCCTGATTCCTACGCATAAGGGAACTGCACTGATTACGGTTATGCCGGAGCAGATTCAGTCCGCATCCATGACAGCGGATTGGGAAGAGAAGCTGATCAAAATTGAGCGTGGCAACTTTTCATCCGGTGCATTTATTACAGAGATTAGCGAGATGATAACGGAGCTGGTGCAGACCTATAAAGTAATCGAGGATGCAGAGGTTTTGATGAAGCCGGTGCAGGAACCGATGGGAATTTGTCCTTGCTGCGGAAAAACTGTGGTGGAAAAAAGTAAAGGATTCTTCTGTGAGAGTGGAGATTTTGCGTTATGGAAGAATAATAAATTTTTTGATGCTCTTGGAAAGAAGCTGACCAAGCAGATAGCAGAGAAACTTATCAAGGATGGTAAGATGAAGCTGAAAGGCTGCAAGAGTGCAAAGACCGGCAAGACCTATGATTGCACTGTGGTAATGACGGTAGAAGATGGGAGATGTAATTTTCGTCTTGAATTCGACAACGGGAGGTAA
- a CDS encoding YodL domain-containing protein produces the protein MSEVKKGTEVKKWDEVNGASGEILEAFLSSEADGYAILQMNDSAEGMQFMRYDFVQSQGFNPEINFYDTVYAGPLNTQSQDIDLILDNLFMRFNVERPEDFTGHSLSVSDVIALKRQNEVKYYYVDSVGFKELPGFDSGRNPLRSIEDMVEQNDNQLDGVINNVPAETVAEKEAKSSVIEKLKATAPEKHCSKCHRPNDREAR, from the coding sequence ATGTCAGAAGTAAAAAAGGGAACAGAAGTAAAGAAATGGGATGAGGTAAATGGAGCTTCCGGAGAAATTCTGGAGGCTTTTCTTTCCTCGGAAGCGGATGGATATGCCATCTTGCAGATGAATGATTCTGCGGAAGGGATGCAGTTTATGCGATATGATTTTGTGCAGTCGCAGGGATTCAATCCGGAGATAAATTTCTATGATACGGTGTACGCAGGTCCACTTAATACACAGTCGCAGGATATTGATTTGATTTTGGATAATCTGTTTATGCGATTCAATGTGGAGAGACCGGAGGACTTTACCGGTCACAGCTTATCTGTCAGTGATGTAATTGCGCTGAAACGACAGAATGAAGTGAAGTATTACTATGTGGATTCCGTAGGATTTAAGGAACTGCCGGGTTTTGATTCCGGCAGAAATCCACTCCGTAGTATTGAGGACATGGTGGAGCAGAATGATAACCAGCTGGATGGTGTTATCAATAATGTTCCTGCTGAGACGGTTGCAGAAAAAGAAGCGAAGTCATCCGTGATTGAAAAGCTGAAAGCAACAGCCCCGGAGAAGCACTGCTCCAAGTGCCACCGTCCAAATGACAGGGAGGCGAGATAA
- a CDS encoding plasmid mobilization protein encodes MPPEKSKGIYIKVSPKEMQAIRERMEGVGIQNMSAYMLKMAMNGFIIQLDMSDMKEVLRLMKINSNNLNQYAKKANETGSIYKEDIKELLGMHKELLQMLGEMLERLGSIE; translated from the coding sequence ATGCCACCGGAGAAATCGAAAGGAATATATATCAAGGTTTCTCCGAAAGAGATGCAGGCAATTCGCGAGCGCATGGAGGGTGTAGGCATTCAGAATATGAGTGCCTACATGCTCAAGATGGCAATGAACGGATTTATCATTCAGCTGGACATGTCGGATATGAAGGAAGTGCTGCGGCTCATGAAGATTAACAGTAACAATCTCAATCAGTATGCGAAAAAGGCAAATGAAACCGGGAGCATTTACAAGGAAGACATAAAAGAACTGCTGGGAATGCATAAGGAGTTGCTACAAATGCTGGGAGAAATGTTGGAGCGATTAGGCAGTATTGAGTAA
- a CDS encoding relaxase/mobilization nuclease domain-containing protein, translated as MAATRLIVMHVNKGKTIAQCLKDRTDYAMNEEKTDQGTYVSSYACNAEIADKEFAESKREYLRITGRRPKGDIIAYQIRQSFKPGEITPEEANRVGYETAMRFTKGEHAFIVATHTDRAHIHNHVIFNSTNLDCDRKFRDSWFIALALQKLSDLICLEHGLSVIKPRKPGEREKRTTYPKKESIRARICEDIDAVLAKEPADFEEFLRMLKEQDYEIKRGKHPAVKGKSQKRFIRFRSFGDGYTPEDIEKRIRGEAEPERADDAPKKRWSKPKRDFDLLIDIQEKLKQGKGGGYKRWATVYNIKQMAQTLLFLQEKDIRSYDVLSEKANGSSARFNELSQAIKDAEKRLGEIAVLRTHIINYAKTREVYVAYRKSGYSKKFFEEHREEITLHKAAKDAFSNLPDKKIPKVKELNAEYAEVLAKKKSAYAEYRQAKKEMQDYVTAKHNIDAFLRAQENEQERKKQREAR; from the coding sequence TTGGCAGCTACACGACTGATAGTGATGCATGTGAATAAGGGAAAAACCATAGCGCAGTGCCTTAAAGACAGAACGGATTATGCTATGAATGAGGAGAAGACGGACCAGGGTACTTATGTGTCTTCCTATGCCTGCAATGCTGAGATAGCGGACAAAGAATTTGCAGAATCGAAAAGGGAATATCTGCGGATAACCGGGCGTAGGCCAAAGGGCGACATCATCGCTTATCAGATTCGCCAGTCCTTTAAGCCGGGAGAAATTACACCGGAGGAAGCAAACCGTGTGGGCTATGAAACGGCGATGCGCTTTACCAAGGGAGAGCATGCTTTTATCGTAGCGACGCATACGGATAGGGCGCATATTCACAATCATGTGATTTTCAATTCCACCAATTTGGATTGTGACAGGAAATTCAGAGATTCGTGGTTTATTGCTTTGGCGTTACAAAAGCTCAGTGACTTGATTTGTTTGGAGCATGGACTGTCTGTCATCAAACCAAGGAAACCGGGCGAAAGAGAAAAGCGAACTACTTATCCTAAAAAGGAGAGTATTCGAGCAAGGATTTGTGAGGATATAGACGCAGTCCTTGCTAAAGAGCCGGCAGATTTTGAAGAGTTTCTGAGGATGCTCAAGGAACAGGATTACGAAATCAAGCGTGGCAAGCATCCAGCAGTGAAGGGGAAAAGTCAGAAACGTTTTATCCGATTCAGGTCCTTTGGTGACGGATACACACCGGAGGATATTGAAAAACGTATCAGAGGCGAAGCGGAGCCGGAGCGTGCAGATGATGCACCGAAGAAACGCTGGAGCAAGCCGAAGCGTGATTTTGATTTGCTGATTGATATTCAGGAGAAGCTAAAGCAGGGAAAGGGCGGAGGCTACAAACGCTGGGCGACCGTTTATAATATCAAGCAGATGGCACAGACACTTCTCTTTTTACAGGAGAAGGATATCCGCAGCTACGATGTTTTGAGCGAAAAGGCGAACGGTTCCTCTGCAAGATTTAATGAGTTGTCCCAGGCCATTAAGGATGCAGAGAAGCGACTTGGAGAGATAGCGGTTCTTAGGACGCATATCATTAACTATGCCAAGACCAGAGAGGTATATGTGGCATATCGCAAGTCGGGATACAGTAAGAAATTCTTCGAAGAGCATCGTGAGGAGATAACACTTCATAAAGCTGCAAAGGATGCTTTCAGTAATTTGCCGGATAAAAAGATTCCGAAAGTAAAGGAGCTGAATGCAGAATATGCGGAAGTGTTGGCGAAAAAGAAATCTGCGTATGCAGAATATCGCCAAGCGAAAAAGGAGATGCAGGACTATGTAACAGCCAAGCATAACATAGACGCTTTCCTTCGAGCGCAGGAGAACGAGCAAGAGCGAAAAAAGCAAAGAGAGGCAAGATAA
- a CDS encoding type II toxin-antitoxin system HicA family toxin, protein MKKILRANGYDFIRCKGSHFMYSNGKNTIAVNKDLNCMVARRLIKQYDLEYAK, encoded by the coding sequence ATGAAAAAAATACTTCGTGCAAATGGGTACGATTTTATTCGCTGTAAGGGTTCTCATTTTATGTATTCAAATGGGAAGAACACAATAGCGGTAAACAAGGATTTGAACTGTATGGTAGCACGAAGGTTGATAAAACAATATGACTTAGAATATGCGAAATAG
- a CDS encoding helix-turn-helix domain-containing protein: MEYLSISQTAEKWNISTRRIRRLCTEGRIDGAYKVGAYWLIPEDAEKPKDERVKTGKYAKLQKRENDG; this comes from the coding sequence ATGGAATATCTATCAATTAGCCAAACAGCAGAAAAGTGGAACATATCAACAAGAAGAATTCGGAGATTATGTACTGAAGGAAGAATTGATGGTGCATACAAGGTTGGTGCATACTGGCTGATACCTGAGGATGCAGAAAAGCCAAAAGATGAAAGAGTAAAAACCGGAAAGTATGCAAAACTCCAGAAAAGAGAAAACGATGGATAG
- a CDS encoding very short patch repair endonuclease, with translation MDRHTPEQRKRNMQAIRNSGSNIERKLQLELWHRGLRYRKNAKAVYGKPDIVFLRDKVAVFCDSEFWHGYDWENRKEDFKSNKEFWIPKIERNIQRDIEVTEHLKAEGWIVLRFWGKDILKKTQECADVVERTIRIRREYHV, from the coding sequence ATGGATAGACATACACCTGAACAAAGAAAACGTAATATGCAGGCTATACGAAATAGTGGCTCAAATATTGAACGTAAATTGCAATTAGAACTGTGGCACAGAGGCCTTCGCTATAGAAAAAATGCAAAGGCAGTTTACGGAAAACCAGATATTGTATTTCTTAGAGACAAGGTGGCCGTATTTTGTGATAGTGAATTTTGGCATGGATATGATTGGGAAAACAGAAAAGAGGATTTTAAATCGAACAAAGAATTTTGGATTCCTAAGATAGAGAGAAATATCCAAAGAGATATTGAAGTGACTGAACATCTCAAAGCAGAAGGATGGATTGTACTGAGGTTTTGGGGAAAAGACATATTGAAAAAGACTCAAGAATGCGCAGACGTTGTTGAGCGAACAATAAGAATCAGGAGAGAATATCATGTATAA
- a CDS encoding DNA cytosine methyltransferase, whose product MYKSIDLFAGIGGIRRGFDNAFGDNIETVFVSEWDEPAQKTYILNYPGSEIAGDITQIDEKDIPSFDICLAGFPCQAFSMAGKHGGFEDDYHGRCRGTLFLDVARICEYHKPKVIFCENVKGLTIHDRGRTFKVIKQTFEDLGYDVFAKVLNSKEFGVPQNRERIYIVCFRKDLGVTEFQFPEGKDSSKTIRDILDEAPINSKYYLSTKYMDTLVKHRARHESKGNGFGYEIRNLDGIAGTIVCGGMGRERNLIIDHREHSMIPTTHIKGEINRDDIRKMTPREWARLQGFPDDFKWELADTHMYKQFGNSVTVNVIEAIAEVIKKELDKR is encoded by the coding sequence ATGTATAAGAGCATAGATTTATTTGCCGGAATTGGTGGAATCAGAAGGGGATTTGATAATGCATTTGGAGATAATATAGAAACTGTATTTGTATCCGAATGGGATGAACCGGCACAAAAGACATATATCTTAAATTACCCAGGGAGCGAGATAGCAGGAGATATAACACAGATTGATGAAAAGGATATTCCGTCATTTGATATTTGTCTTGCAGGTTTTCCGTGTCAAGCATTTTCGATGGCAGGCAAGCATGGTGGGTTTGAAGACGACTATCATGGTAGATGTAGAGGAACATTATTTCTTGATGTTGCCAGAATTTGTGAATACCATAAACCAAAGGTAATTTTTTGTGAGAATGTAAAAGGATTAACTATTCATGACAGAGGGCGAACTTTTAAGGTTATTAAACAGACCTTTGAAGATTTGGGATATGATGTTTTTGCAAAAGTGCTGAACAGCAAAGAATTTGGTGTGCCACAAAACAGAGAAAGAATATACATTGTATGTTTTAGAAAAGACCTAGGCGTAACTGAATTTCAATTTCCGGAAGGAAAAGATAGCTCCAAGACTATTAGGGATATTCTTGACGAAGCTCCAATTAATTCAAAATATTATTTGTCAACAAAATATATGGATACATTGGTAAAGCATAGGGCAAGACACGAGTCAAAAGGAAATGGATTTGGATACGAAATAAGAAATCTTGATGGCATAGCAGGAACTATTGTTTGTGGTGGAATGGGCAGAGAGAGAAATCTGATTATTGATCATCGAGAACATAGTATGATACCGACAACGCATATTAAAGGAGAAATTAATCGTGATGATATTCGGAAGATGACTCCAAGAGAGTGGGCAAGATTGCAAGGGTTTCCGGACGATTTCAAGTGGGAGTTAGCAGATACTCATATGTATAAACAATTCGGAAACTCAGTTACTGTTAATGTCATTGAAGCTATAGCAGAAGTGATAAAAAAAGAATTAGATAAGAGATGA